The sequence TTGGGGCTGAAAACACTAGCGGCACGCCATGTCTGCTCGCTACCTTCTTCAGATTGTGGGCCACCTTGTGCACATACGGCACAGCCACCGGTCTCACCTCTTGCCGAGAgcaagggaactggttgaagcctatcacataggcaagaaaggcagcttgtgcgttagcgaTACTTCGATAACATTATATAAGGCCGAGACGAGGTTTCCTGAGCGTGTTGCGTCGtgaatgtttgattagatgcgtgaatgaatgtttgctttgtgcgcatgtgttgacacacagtatatatgtgccagcgttctgtaaataaaacagttgcgagtggcgccctgtcccgttctcttctcttgtgcgTGTCtctttatttggcgtcttcatattttataatgaacagctaccaactagcccaacaagaagtgcttttaaccTACAGAATAGCTCAACAATTATAAATTTCTCCTGAAAGGTGCCCTATATAGGTGTAAGCATTTTGAGTGGACAAGCACAGTATGTTCGAACATCTGGCCATGAGTACATGTGCCAAACATTGGGTCGCTGACTCGTGGAAACATCGGACTCGGCAGAAACAATTGCAGGAAGAGAGTAGAAGCAAGGCAGACATAACAGATAAAGTTTCCGTGCCTCAACATGCCTTGCCTCTGTTCCCAATACATTACAAACTACCTAGCCCAACATTCGAGCATGCTAAACCATATTATTGAGGGAGAGGCAACAAAATTCTTTAAAAAGCGTGCACCCTCTCCCACATCGGAGCTTATCGCCTTTACAAAAAGAGGTGACATCGGCTGCATTTTCGCGATACCTCAAGCAATGGTTAGTCTATCACTGCAGTGTAGTGCTTAAATATCAACGAGCATATTTCCTTTTTACTTTTTAATGTTACATATGGTAAGGCGAAACTGACGAACAAGTAACTGCAGCCTTTTCGAGGCTGGCATGCAGTGCACTGTGTGCGATTAGCAGCCACTCATGGTATTGCCTTTTGTTGTTTGTGAAAGAAGCAATGTGAGCTATTGATAGGACATTAATGGCACCATGGCTTGGTCAAGAAGACATTTCTACACCTTCAAAGATTTttccattccttcttttttttgtgtgtgtgcatttttAGGGACTGTGCGCCTTCCGCCATCCTTTCAGTCTGTGCAAGGCACTAGTTGGCAGCAAAAAAGTACAAGGGTCATCATGCGATGTGACGGCAATCAGAAGTGAGCAGGGATCATAAGCATGCAGAAAAGAATTggggggttttacatgccagaacacAGTATGATTAAGAGGCACGTATTAGTCGGGGAATAGCATGAGCAGTACGCAAataatattgcgcaacaaaaaacgaagcctctcttacgtccgtgtcgttttttttgttgcgcaatatcattggagtaatggattaccaacttgccctgACTGCTGCTCTCATTAAGCATGAGCAGACAatttttgcctcttccttcttTTCCACCACTATGTGACCTTTCAATTGTTGATCAGTGtttctgttcttgttttacttgttTTGCAGCCTACCTATCCAAACAATGCAGCATTCACTTGGTTCAACACGCTTAAAAGGACGCTAAAGAGAAATGTTCAGTGAAAATAGATTAATAAATTACATTACTGGAATGCAAGCAATATCATTTGTCCCATCAGCAGAGTGTTGGCATGCCAGAAAAGGAcgtggcaaaaaagaaacaaaggggCTTGGAGGTCCTCTGGTAGTTTCTCGTGTCGTCATGAGATTTTGAAAGCTTCTGCTTAGGACAAGGTAACAATTGATCGATAAACAGGGACTGGTTTGCATTCTTGAAACAAACATTTACAACACAGCGGGTATTAAGCACGTTTACTGAACAAAAGCAGGCTAATCATGTCAATGTACTTAGCAATCTGTGATGCCGTACTAGCATATCGGCCTTGCTGTTTGGGCATGAAATTCAGAAACGACCAATTTCGCCAAACATCACCTTATTGTTGCTAATAATGAGCGATAATAAATTATAACATAGTTGACAATGCACAAATGTGCCTCTGTCGAAAAATACCTACGTAAACATGAGGCTCCACCAGATTTACCCAAATATATTACGGCTGTCGATTAGGGTTGCTGCAGTCTACAGAGACGACATCTGACAGCTTGAGATATCGTGCTATGGCACAGAGGCACTCGTAATTCAAGGTGTGAATCTCTTGTCCCATGCCAAGGTGGAAAACAACCCTTTCTCTCACAATGCCCGCTAGCTGAAAGTAGTTTGACTGAATGTAACGCTTTGCCGACAGCACAGCCTTTTTTGCCTCGGCCTCACTCTGTTCGGTCACTTTCATTACGTGTGTAACAAGCGACGCCTTTTCACTGAGGGCTTCGAATGCCAGGGCAGCCTGCCTATCTAGCCTCTGGTGTGTGAGAAATCTCACAGCCATGTTCAGAAGACTGGTGTTTCGTCGAATGGAGGTGAACATACGGGAAGACACATGGTTTCTATTTGGCACGGTGGTCAGTGTCAAATCCACGATAGACTGGTTTTCCACCAGGGCGCGCGACAGAATGGCAAGGCGTTTGGTGCGCATGGAGCCCCCAGTGTCCAACTTCAGGTTGGTGATTGCGGTGTTCTTTGTCAGCATAAAAGCAATCGACTTGAGCGACCTCAAGGATACTTTATAGCTTTCCAAATATACTTTACTCACAGTGTTATTTGTTGCGAGCGCTTTGGCGACCATGCCAAGCAGCCCATGGGCTGAATAGGAAGAATTCCTAATCTTAAGATTCTGGATAGTTTGGTTCAAGGCGAGCACACAGCACAACGCAACAGCGACTTGTTTGCGACCTCCTAAATCGACTGTTACAGTTCGCACGTATTCATTTGTGGCGAGATTTTgaagcagcgcacaaatgctCATTTCGGTGAGCCTGTGGGCATAGCTTAGGTGGAGTTCTGTGAGGGACTCTGACCCAAGTGCCACAACTGCAGACAGCGGAGGAAGGTCGGGCTCGGCCCAAGGTATCTGGATACGGCTGTAGCCTTTGGCTTGGGCCATTTCAACGGAGAGAGTTGACCTGCATTGAAAAGCCCACTGTCATTCATCCTGCATAGGTTTAGAGAGGTTGCGTATATATTTGCTAGAGCCTGTATCAGCGTTAATGATACATTATTACTGTGCATAAGAATAGTTCCAAAAGAAGACAAAACATTTCATCTTTGTAGGGAATATTGTTTGTTAAATCATCAAATGGAACTTCTCCCCTTTCCCGTGCCCTGTGTTAATGATACCATTGATTAAACCAGTGAATGTACATGGTTGTTCAAGAATTGACCTATGCAAAGAGTATTGGCAGGTGCCTCTCACAGATGAGATTAAACGGTTCACTACTTTCATGGTGACCTTTGAAGTCTGTGAATAGGCTCCCTTTCGGTAAGGAAAGCTCGAGGCTGGTTTCAAAGAATTGCCAATGAAGGGTTAGAGAAATTCCTAGGCCTATTTTGTAGTGTGTAAATAAACAATATACTGATCTACTCACAAAGAAAAGAAGATCATGACAAGCACCTCGTAGACATACTCGCTGCTCTGAGCCAAGAaaagttaaagggaccctgaaacaatctTGTAGAAACATACTGAGTCATTAGCATAGGTATTCTGATCATTAATCGATGTGTCTAAGTGTTCcccgtaaagcatgtaatttattataaggttttaaatatgtacatCGCTACCGATCACAGCACGCCACTGGCCTGAGTTTTCAGCCACCCCTGACTAGACAATGGAAGTTGACCAGACGACACCAGTAGGCAAGCTATCCAAGTGGGTGCCCAGGGCACATCAACAATAATATTTTCAACTTTAGGGTGAACAAATGTCATTCGTATtagttggaatgttagtcaatttgtttctataaaaaacaCAGTAAAAGCAACAGAATGCACAAGAGAAATTTATCACTACtctcaagcacttccggcacaaagCAAGCGCtgcctgcttgtgttacaacatgctccatgtTCACGCGAGCTGTGCAGGCTGTGTTGGTCTTGATCTGTCTTTTTGTGACCCTCATAGTTCAGCCTTGCATTGTGGGCTGCGAACGTAGCGATCGgcgacatgtcaagctgcgacgtTGTGTACCTTTACAAGGCATAAATGCAAGCGGAGTGTCTAGAGTGCTTGTTGACAGTATGAATTCAAATCCAGCACATACACATTTGCGGCCATCACTTCACACCATTAGTGTTTCACATGTCAGGTATGCAGGTAAATGCAAGCGTTTTGGGTTGGGGCATATTATGGGATGAGTGGAGGTACATACATCAATAGCCAGCATAGTGCAGCCACCTGTTGGCACAGAGTTCAAACAAACACAGAACTAGTACAGCAGTAGTGAAGCGTATTCTACTTTGCTACTGGAGTGAACTTTTGGCAGCAGTCTAACTGTGAACACATTatttttctaaatgtttaaatGATTTTGCACTTAATTACACATTTTTCTAAATGTTTGAAAGGTTTTTCACTTGGTTGCAgaaatattagctctttgtttggttggttaagctctgcgtcaccaggtggctggaccgtgccgaccgatcaggccactcacgtacgtctatgctaaagctccttcatcacagCAATAGTTGCATGGACgggctttagtttacgcctcCACCCATCCAGCTCATAACGCATGCTGTTTCGATAGCTGCCGCTTGAGATCAACCGCCCGGCGGCTTGCAGTGACGTTGTGAGAGGCTTCCatgctggctccaagacaaccagtagtagacgacacgacgtcccATCATGACGCAAAGCCAATGAAGGTGTAGCTTAGCTCCGATCACTTGGTGAACAAGTTGACAAGAAAAAGCGTGGCTGTGGTGCACGGAAACTTGCAATTGTCCATAGGTTCCGTAGGTCTCTTAATATGAGAGACCTCACACAAATTTTCACATGAATGTTTTCCTATGTGTCGACAAACTTTGTCCAAACCGTCTTAGGGACTCTTTGAAGATAAACACAAGAAAAAGTGAGTTTTCCCAAAGAAACATAGTATTCTTATTAACAATGTTTGATGGTCGCACCAAGAGCACAAAAGAAGTCAGTTTAATATATACGCCAGCTTGTAAAGCCCCGCGACCTACAATTACCGTCTGCCTTTCTTGCATTAGTAGGGCATTTCAGAACTCTCATTCCAGGGTACGTGACAAAGACTACATCCTTGACAGCACTACTGGAGAAGTCAAAGTATGGTCAAAGGAATACAAAAAGACATAAAATTACTTGGTACAAACCATTTCATCAGATTCTGTACTTGTTCTCCCCGATTTCAGCCTTCCATTTGAACTCTGCACAGATGCTTCAAAATTTGTAACTGTACTGCACCAGAGACGTGATGGAGCCATCTCATTATCATCTGAAAGTTACTGGATAATATTTTTATACCTTTCCGAAAGCTCAAGAAAGTCACCCTACAACCAAAACAGAGGTGCTAGCGGTGGTCATGGCTATTCGTTATTTCCACTCCTACTTGGAAGGGCACCAACTTAAGTTAGTCACTGGTAATCAAGCTCTCAGCCACTTCTTAAGTTTAGCCCAACCAAATTGACGACCTGTGAAATGAATAGTCGAAATGCAGCAATTCACTTTTGATGTCACGTACCGGCCTGGGGAAAAACTGCCAGATGCAGATGCCCTGAAAAGACTCTAAATAGAGGTGAAAGACCAGCATGAGTAGATAAATCACTTAGCTCCTTGAGAAGGCACTAAGGTGGTGGCACTGCAGAATAGTATGCTTCATGTTCCAGAATCAGCTACACCTCTTACTACCATTCATACAATACAGGTCCTGTAAATTGAATGTATGCATTTGCGAAGGTAATTAAGGTGCGTTTGATTTGGACGCACACTTTTGCGTGAACCATTAGAGGAGGGAAGGAATCCTAAAGCTGCTTTTCAGGACAATAGGAAGTTTTATGAGTAGCGCCTCCCTGTTGCTTTACGTCACCAAAAAGGCAAACTCGTTTGTACAACCTTTACATTCTTTTATTACTCTCTACATTCAAATGCCTGACTGATAGCACCCCCTCACTTTTGTTTCCCTATTGCTACAGCACCCTAATATCAATGTTATTTTTGGTATAATTCTGAAGCACTTATTTCGGCTCTGGTCGGGAACAGTGTCACCTGCTGTTTCAGCAAAAAGCAGCTATACAACCCTACATGTAGCAACCCTACATTCAACAACACAGGAAATAAAACCGTATAAAAGAACAGTGACATGCAAAAATTGGCCCTGAAAACTGTTGTTTTACATGTGCGTGGCTTTGAACTCATCTGCCCGTCGGATAGGCAATTTAGTTACCTTTCCAGTTGTGTAGCTTGAACTTCAGAAAACAGCACACTCTTTAGCGTCTTGTTATTTCGCAGCATTCTGGAGAACGTGTTGATGGCACGTACAGTAGCAGTGTTATCCCTCAGATCCATCAATTCGAGAGCACAGTTCGTTTCCAGCCCATCAGCCAGTGTCACCATTGAGTCGCCATCGACACGAGCCTGCTTCAATACCACCTTTCTCAGCCCTACGTTGCTACGCAGTGCTGTCGCGAGTGACTCTGCATTACTGCCGTTGATGTTGCAACCGTTCAGGTCCAAGTGCTTCAGGGTCTCGTTCGCGATTATCGCTTCAAAAAGGGGCGCGAAGCACGTGAAGCACTGACCAATGTGAAGCTCCAGAAGGGACGTGTTGGCCTTGAGTGCCTCTGCTAAGGTGAATAGGTTGACGTTGTGTTCCAGACTCTGGTCGAGCGTCAGTTTGGTCAAGGACTTCGCGACGCGCAGTAGCCTCGCGATAGAGTTCACGCTTTTCCGTGAAATATCGTTCGCGACGACAGACAGCTCGCCGAGGAATCGACAACACTGCAGCGCTCGCAAGAGGCACTTGACGGACTCCTGCGGCATGTCATTACCGGAGAAGGAAACCGCAGTGAGGTGGCTCGCGTTTAGTCGTAGCAAATTTGCTACGGATCTCGACATTGATGCATTGATAGGGAAATGGTGTAATTCTAAGCTCTTGAGATGCCCAAGGCCAGCCAGCTCTTTGGAAAGCTCTTCATCGCAGACGCGCGTTAGGTAGACACCGCGAAGCTTCAGATGCTGGATGTTGACGCTCCGGCCTAGCGCGAACGCGAGGATGGAGGCTTGTCCGCAGAAGGAGGTCATCCTGTTGTCTTCCATATTGGCCCACTCGTAGGGGTAGCTTGATCCATCGATGAACGCCCCCGGGTTTTCCATCATGATGCGCTGAACGCACCGATGCGCCTTCAGCAGCCAGCAGAAGACGCAAGCGGCGTTGTAAAGTTCGTCGTCGCCGAGCTGACGCCGAACTGTCTGCGTCGATCGGATGGCCACCCTGGCCGGTTCGGTTTCGACCAGTTCTAAGTGCACCAAGTGCAAGACCTTGCTCCATCGGTCGAGGTCGTGGCACAGCCAGCAATCGGCGTTGAATTCGTCATACTGACAGGCGCGGTCGAAGTCCAGACCGCGCTTTGTTAGGCGGGCCACGATCTGTTCGAAGGAAGGCTTGATGCTCTCGTGAGCGCCAGCGGCTGTGCCTTCCGACGCAAGGCCCGCAACTGTCTCACCTCCTTCGGTCGTGGACATTCCCTCACAGCAGGCACAGCTTTGCTGCGATCCCATAACTTCCACACTCGTCGACGACAGCGCTGGCAGGGCCCGGCTGACAGTCTGCGTGTCGTGGCGTTTTGCCGAGCGGCTTGACGCACGTGTCGATCCTTCTCACGGTGTCACAAGGGACCAAATAAAGAAAGCTAGCCACACGGCCAAAGTGCACTACGACTGCACCACACCTTGAAAGAACATCGGGCGACGTTAAGATTCAGTGGTTTCCCGACAGCTACTGGAATGTCCAAATTAAATAGACTTTGCGCTTACTGCTAAATTGTTGTGTTTCTCGAATTTCCCAGAAAGATCGAATTTTGAAGCCTACATTGAGTAACACCTCGGATCGCACGGCAACGTGGCACGGCAAACCGCGGCTGCTGTCAAAATACGCGGTACCATGCGCGGAACGGGAGTCCTAATCAACTGGCGTCCCTTATATTCCCCttatgctcccccccccctccctccccacgacctactgaactccagacctgcacagatctccctgctccagcacgcctggtctagttcgcccccttttgccgctagggacaGAACGCACGAGCAACGtagcgctagttataacctgttccctgtcgtctgcttctgcgatctgttcagcgaTCGtgttgccatttcggcaggcacaaagcgcttgtattggctgTAAGTGAATAAATGCACAAGTATACAAAAGAAAACAgatatttgcgaatgctttgcgtttgaattgtgaaactagaagaggaggagcggtgcaagaaatgtaaacaacgagcgtAAGTGGCAAgtgcaatgctagatcgacggcatcAATTTCCCTTTCCTAGCTTCCGTAggagactggaaaaattgttttaagagattcataggataatctagctttttttagttgattacagatagcctaaTGTTGTAAGTGACATttggatttactgctgtgtgccgtagcGAAAGCCAGATGATCTGGTAATAATAAAGGTATTCACGAGTAAGACCTGCGCCAGATATGTGCAATATGTTGATCGATTCAGTTTCAAGgaaaggtgagcatatcttgtttttaatcTCGTTGTATGTCTAGCTTAGTAGAAAGCTCACAAGAGCGATCCCAGTGCGTTAAAACGGGTCTTAAATCGGGTcgcggaactcttttcaaactgtgaAGATAGCTTTTCTGCGTagtacggcggcagcataaccGTGGTGCTTAAGgtacgtacgcagtgaagctgtgtgcgtaattcactttttgaTCTCTACGACGAGtagtaatcgttctgtcgtcgaacattacggtgGTTTCAAGTTTCTAACGATCGCAGAagcgaattttacaacgtgtacaatgagACCGTTGTGTACATACGTTGCGAACTCTATACAGGatgtgatttataataatctgcttgaaaaaggcaatagaagcggctatttaacgctattttagagagcagcggactacacgctccgacattttttaggttcgggcagtcaacttttgcagccaagtgaccgatcaaagccttgtgacatcactgtcactgtgtcagcaaaaatcatcaactagtcgggcagttcgtcacaacacaacagccgccgtactaattacaacgccgcaccAGTCGAACGTAGAGTAGCAGATGATGGACGGATAgttgaatggatgaatgaatgaggctcaaccatagagtttctaacctagagggaaatgtggcgccgtggcgctaatgtctacgggggctctgatgagcgttgcctcaacctacatgggaatgatcatagagtttctcaccacAACACTATGtggaaatgatgggaagtacaggcttcggattgacttcgatctttagactagtggcgtttgcttgcggcgcagtaaacaaagctctactcaaatattatcgcgtaaaatctaattttatttctgcagtatgttatataatgtacaacccgctacataaactttgtaagACTTTGGGTGCGTTAAGTTAAAGCACTCGAACGCGCTCTAGCCAGCAGAGTGCGCTCTTTTAAACTCTTTTAAACTTTTAaactttgaagaaaaaaagagcatgaaagagacccaaggaggaaaggagctagtgcttacaaatttaaactggaagaaagcggaagagaagattcctaagcgcacagccacagggctagacgaggttcccgttaggctgataaatgaactgggaccaaaaagtaaggaagctctcgtgaaagcagttgaaaaaactttaaaagatagacgaataccagacggttggcgacaaagtagaatgaatttaatttatgaaggtaagggggaaaaagacagaattcactcgtatagaccgttgaccattacatcggtaatatacaggctagcaatgcaggcaatcaaattaaagcttcaagcatgggcagaaactaatggcattttgggagagcttcagaatggctttagaataggtaggcgtttggatgataacttgtttgttcttactcagtgtattgaaatatcaaaagcagaaagcagaccgttgtatgtggcttttttggacattacaggagcatacgacaacgtagaccgcagcattttgtgggatattctggaaggggaaggcttaggtaacgattgtatacagcttttaagagagatttacctagaaaatactgtttgagttgaatgggaagggatgaggagcgcggagaaagttcatatcaacaagggactgaggcaggggtgccctttatccccgctgctgtttatgatgtacatggtgaggatggagagggcgctagaaggaagtaatatcgggtttaatctctcatacaaacaggcaggtacagtaatagagcagcaactcccaggtttattttatgcgggcgacattgtgttgctcgcaaacaagcaaagtgatttgcaacgtctggctaatatctgtggacaggaaggcaacaatttaggtttgaaatttagtgttagaaaatcaggtgttattgtattcaatgaaaacagtgaacagacagtggagatacagggccaagaaatacctcgggtaacagaatataaataccttggtatatggataaacgaaggcaacggatatatggaaacacaggaaaaaaccataacagtcaaggggaagagaaatgcagccataatgaagcacagagcgctatggggatacaataggtacgaggtcctccgaggtatgtggaaaggggtaatggttccaggacttacttttggaaatgcggttgtttgctttaaatcaggggtacaatcaggactcgacgggaaccaaaggtcagtgggtcgcctcgcattgggcgctcacgggaagactacaaatgaagctgtgcaaggggatatgggctggactagttttgaagtgagggaagctcgcagtaaaattgagtatcaAGAACGGCTGAGAAATATgcaggaaagtaaatgggctgggagagtgttcaggtatctgtacaggcaaaacattgattcaaagtggaggaaaagaactaggaagcttaccagcaattgtatgcggcctgtggggtgggcaacacagcaacaaagaaggtcaagtggaaagtcagagaggctgaattaatctcatggctggcggcaatggaaaagaaacctgccatgagtaactacttaaggggaaaaaacgaaaataggaaagaaaccatttatgataactcaaagggaagctcattacttttcgaagcgagatcgggatgccttagaacacgcacctataaagcgagatataagaaggaagaagaagcatgtgcttgctgcggtaaagctagggaaacgacggagcatattttattagaatgtgaagacgtctacccagcggtcgatttaggcaccactggcctccttgaagcccttgggttcagcgggagcagtggtaaagcaaacaggttcgcaatagacattagtaagaggcgattggaggattggtggaagaaaagtagggaaacgacaaaagacggagacgtacaaaaacacagttcgcaataggggatcagaaaatttggacgtgttagttcatagtgtttttttcttttcttttttcattggttaacctaggtaggatatcaggcagcatagtagcaagagcttggtggcgcaacccaccgccacgttccaaaggggacgctcataacatccatccatccatccatccatccaaagacacagtagcaaaactgtaaacTCTTCATTGGGAGTACCTGCATTGGGAGTACTACacagttcgcgtcgcgcatgaaatattacacaaggttcggtgacaacagacgaCGGATGGTGCCATCGATAatatttgagaaacttccgatacatgcaggcgcgtccttaAGCTTCGTCAGCCGGTGAAAAAGCCGTCACCCAAGAGAGATAAGCACGTGCACGTCAATGTACGGCGCGTCGGGGccgcgccgtacattgcgaggaggggatcttctgtgtttgccgcaggatggctctgcgtgcgcgccaagcgcagaagaaatgtagcggaaacgtccTTCGCTatgcgtttaactgcgacttctgtaatttacatgctcataatagAGTCTTTAGCGTGTTCGCTATTCCGGTAAactggggcggtttgggcggattaccggatggtcgtgggcgtaaacgtgagcggccagattggtggcgcaaagctcaaccacctaaacgcagagccaattactatattcttcttagctggggtgtaagttttggacagtggcgtaattgtgaacacactTACGCCATTGccgaaatttgcaccagcagcgaagcagaatacagTAGGTTACttcaattttagctctgtgtttgtctggttgagctgtacaccaccaggcggcttcaccgctccggccgctcacgttaacgtccccgaccatccggtaatccacAGAAACCGCCCCGGTTTGTCGGAATAGCAGATACGCTAAAGGTCTCTAATTACCGATATACattgcagtataactttctacggcacatttctaaggcaacaccacattcactagaggcgcttttgtcctgcTTTGAAGCGTCGAACTCATGGtcgagtggtagcgtctccgtctcacactccggagaccctggtacgattcccactcagcccatcttgcaagttgtttttatttaagaattgccttccgccatttttcg comes from Dermacentor andersoni chromosome 9, qqDerAnde1_hic_scaffold, whole genome shotgun sequence and encodes:
- the LOC126527310 gene encoding uncharacterized protein encodes the protein MGSQQSCACCEGMSTTEGGETVAGLASEGTAAGAHESIKPSFEQIVARLTKRGLDFDRACQYDEFNADCWLCHDLDRWSKVLHLVHLELVETEPARVAIRSTQTVRRQLGDDELYNAACVFCWLLKAHRCVQRIMMENPGAFIDGSSYPYEWANMEDNRMTSFCGQASILAFALGRSVNIQHLKLRGVYLTRVCDEELSKELAGLGHLKSLELHHFPINASMSRSVANLLRLNASHLTAVSFSGNDMPQESVKCLLRALQCCRFLGELSVVANDISRKSVNSIARLLRVAKSLTKLTLDQSLEHNVNLFTLAEALKANTSLLELHIGQCFTCFAPLFEAIIANETLKHLDLNGCNINGSNAESLATALRSNVGLRKVVLKQARVDGDSMVTLADGLETNCALELMDLRDNTATVRAINTFSRMLRNNKTLKSVLFSEVQATQLERSTLSVEMAQAKGYSRIQIPWAEPDLPPLSAVVALGSESLTELHLSYAHRLTEMSICALLQNLATNEYVRTVTVDLGGRKQVAVALCCVLALNQTIQNLKIRNSSYSAHGLLGMVAKALATNNTVSKVYLESYKVSLRSLKSIAFMLTKNTAITNLKLDTGGSMRTKRLAILSRALVENQSIVDLTLTTVPNRNHVSSRMFTSIRRNTSLLNMAVRFLTHQRLDRQAALAFEALSEKASLVTHVMKVTEQSEAEAKKAVLSAKRYIQSNYFQLAGIVRERVVFHLGMGQEIHTLNYECLCAIARYLKLSDVVSVDCSNPNRQP